In one Bacillus thuringiensis genomic region, the following are encoded:
- a CDS encoding DUF3888 domain-containing protein: MRKLLCFIACSSVVLFTSPSVSVAQYDPPLMEDALYSVLFPKINKAIEKQYGSLKPYQCPKIISLKKVYSGTYLFQASIEVTKYERVAGKIAPPFEKVTITFNNEEGEWEVTKISVKRLPNDTKLNCKKTI; the protein is encoded by the coding sequence ATGCGAAAATTATTATGTTTTATAGCATGCAGTAGTGTTGTACTTTTTACTTCACCGAGTGTGTCGGTAGCCCAATATGATCCACCTCTTATGGAAGATGCACTTTATTCTGTTTTATTTCCAAAAATAAATAAAGCAATTGAAAAACAATATGGAAGTTTGAAACCTTATCAATGTCCTAAAATTATTAGTTTAAAAAAAGTGTATAGCGGTACATATTTATTTCAAGCAAGTATTGAAGTGACAAAGTATGAACGTGTTGCTGGGAAAATTGCTCCACCATTTGAGAAGGTAACGATTACATTTAATAACGAAGAAGGCGAATGGGAAGTGACAAAGATTTCAGTAAAGCGCTTACCAAACGATACCAAACTAAACTGTAAAAAAACAATATAA
- a CDS encoding YezD family protein: MSLREHFDEVSEKIEAMLADMKYGSITIVVQDGKVIQLEKSEKVRLK; encoded by the coding sequence GTGAGTTTACGGGAACATTTTGATGAAGTATCCGAGAAGATTGAAGCGATGCTTGCTGATATGAAATATGGTTCAATTACAATTGTTGTGCAAGATGGAAAAGTAATTCAGTTAGAGAAAAGTGAAAAAGTACGTTTAAAGTGA
- the lysA gene encoding diaminopimelate decarboxylase, with product MYLHGTSRINGQGHLEIGGCDTTQLAKQYGTPLYVYDEESIRGKCRAFHRAFKESGFSYQVAYASKAFLCMEMCRVAREENMSLDVVSGGELYTALQAGFPASRIHFHGNNKTEEEIVMALQANIGCFVVDNFFELEVLHDLAMQHGKFVNILIRVTPGVEAHTHEYITTGQDDSKFGFGVSNGQAMQAIGFALQKSNYNVLGIHSHIGSQIFETAGFVRAIEVLRQFLEEVREQTNYVVKVLNVGGGFGIRYTESDTPLTLETYVRAVTSAVREQFTVCEYPLPEIWIEPGRSIVGDAGTTIYTVGSVKDIPGIRKYVSVDGGMTDNLRPALYSARYEAMLANRGNDENEELVSIAGKCCESGDMLIWDIHLPKVASADLLAVSCTGAYGYSMANNYNRIRRPAVVFAKGGTSQVVVERETYENIIGNDRIRIKELV from the coding sequence ATGTATTTACACGGCACAAGCCGAATTAATGGGCAAGGACACTTAGAAATTGGAGGGTGCGATACGACGCAGCTAGCAAAGCAATACGGAACACCACTTTATGTATACGATGAAGAGTCTATTCGAGGAAAATGCCGAGCGTTTCATCGTGCTTTTAAAGAAAGTGGTTTCTCTTATCAAGTAGCATATGCAAGCAAGGCGTTCTTGTGCATGGAGATGTGCCGAGTAGCTCGTGAAGAGAATATGTCATTAGACGTTGTTTCTGGGGGAGAATTATATACTGCGCTCCAAGCAGGATTTCCAGCATCACGTATTCATTTTCATGGAAATAATAAAACAGAAGAAGAGATAGTGATGGCTCTTCAGGCGAATATTGGTTGTTTTGTCGTAGATAATTTCTTTGAATTAGAAGTTTTACACGATTTAGCGATGCAACATGGAAAATTTGTGAACATATTAATTCGTGTAACGCCTGGAGTAGAGGCGCACACACATGAATATATTACAACAGGCCAAGATGATTCGAAATTTGGATTTGGCGTTTCAAACGGTCAAGCGATGCAGGCAATTGGATTTGCTTTACAAAAATCAAATTATAATGTGCTAGGGATTCATTCACATATCGGATCGCAAATATTTGAAACAGCTGGTTTTGTTCGAGCAATTGAAGTTCTTCGCCAATTTTTAGAAGAAGTGAGAGAGCAAACAAACTATGTAGTAAAAGTGCTAAATGTAGGCGGGGGATTTGGAATACGCTACACAGAGTCGGATACACCATTAACTCTTGAGACATATGTGCGAGCTGTAACAAGTGCAGTGAGAGAACAATTTACTGTATGTGAATATCCATTGCCAGAAATATGGATTGAACCAGGCCGTAGCATTGTAGGTGATGCTGGGACAACAATTTATACAGTTGGATCTGTGAAAGATATTCCTGGTATTCGGAAATATGTATCAGTCGATGGTGGAATGACAGATAATTTAAGACCTGCTTTATATAGTGCGCGTTATGAAGCAATGTTAGCGAATCGAGGGAATGATGAGAATGAGGAACTCGTTTCGATTGCTGGGAAATGCTGTGAGAGTGGAGATATGTTGATTTGGGATATTCATTTACCAAAAGTCGCTTCTGCTGATTTACTAGCAGTTTCCTGTACAGGAGCCTACGGGTATTCGATGGCGAATAATTACAATCGGATTCGAAGACCAGCCGTTGTCTTTGCAAAAGGCGGAACATCGCAAGTAGTTGTGGAACGCGAAACATATGAAAATATTATTGGGAACGATCGCATACGTATTAAAGAGCTTGTCTAA